The genomic DNA CTTCTATAAGAGTGTCTTTATAAACTAAAAAGTTCATGTTATGAGGAGACAAAATATGTTCTAATTCTAGACCATAAATACGTGAAGCATCTGCTTTTTTTACATAAAAATAAGAGAAATTATCATTTAAAATATTTCTAACTTTTATTCGAAATGGCTTTGAATTACCGAACGTACAATAATCAATAGCGTCTACATTTAAAAATGGAATACTATCATCATTACCATCTGAATGTAACCGTGTATAAATTTTCTTTAAACTTCTATCGATCTCTTCTCTATCATATTGAGAATAATAGGTTCTTACCCACAAAGTGTCTTCATCGTTCTTATCATAAACCGTAACTGAGCCTTGAAACCGCAACAAATCATCATAATAAAGAGAAATTTTTATATTTCTATTATAATTTTTTAAATATGCATTTAACATTTCATTTACTGGAAATGTTGGTTTCTTTTTGGACATCAATTTTTTCCCTACCGCCATCTTTTCTGTTGATTTTTCTCAAAAATAAGAATATTTACACCAATTCAAACATCTTTCCTGGTAAAGGTTTTGAGATTCCTTTTAATTCCATCTGTAACAATATAGACGATAATTGATAAATAGGAATGTTACATTCTAAAGAAATTACATCTAATAATTGTTGTCCTTTTTCATGCAGTAAATCATAAATTTTTTGTTCATTCTCGTTCAATTCTAAAAATAATTGTTTTTGAATTGCCTTTGGTTTTTCTGCCAAATCCCAATTTAGCATTTTCACAATTTCCTCTGCGGAATTTAATAGGAATGCTCTGTTGTTTTTTATTAGATTGTTACAACCTTTGCTATATAAATCTGTAGTTCTACCAGGAACCGCAAATACGTCTTTATCATAAGAGTTTGCAATGTCTGCCGTTACCAAAGAACCTCCTTTTGCCGCAGATTCTATAATAATTGTGGCTTTAGAGATACCAGCAACAATTCTATTTCTTTTTAGAAAATTTTCTCTTAATGGTGTTTCTTTGTGCCAAAACTCAGTTAAAAAACCTCCGTTTTCATTTACCTGACTTATATATTTCTTATGAACTTTCGGGTACGTTTCTTCTAAACCATGCGCTAAAACTGCAATGGTTTGTAGCTTATTTTTTATTGCTGCTTTGTGCGCACAAATATCTACACCATAAGCAAAACCACTTACAATAATGGGATTGTGTTGCGCTAAATCTGCTATTAATTTATTGCAAAAATCGCGTCCGTAAGAACTCATATTTCTGGTTCCCACAATAGAAATAATTTTATCGTTTGAAAAATCGATAGTACCGTCTTTAAATAATAAAATAGGGCTGTCTATACAATGTTGTAAATTGGTAGGGTAATCGTCTTCTAAAAAATATGAATATGCAAGGTCGTTTTCTTGTATGTATTTTAGCTCTTGTTCTGCAAGTTTGACGTTTTCTTCGTCAAAAAGGTGTTTTAGAACGTGTTTTCCTATTCCGTTTATTTTTGATAAATTAGATGCTTTTTCTTTGAATATTTGAGTGACATCTCCCACGTTTACAATGAGTTTCTTCGCCAAAATATCTCCCACGGCTTTACTTTTCTGCAATCGTAAAATAGCGAGTAGTTTTTCTTCTTTCAATAGTTAACAATTTGACAACCAATATATAAAAATTTTGTTGATAATTTTTATAGAACTTTCTATTATGAAACGTCTAAAATTATATATTTGTTTATATGAATTTAGCCAACTACATCAACGATTTATTATACAGATATGATTGCGTAATTGTTCCTGACTTTGGAGGGTTTGTAACCAATAAAATTGGTGCAAAGTTAAATAGTGATACTCACACATTCTACCCACCAACAAAGCAAATTGCGTTTAATAGTCTTCTAAAACACAATGATGGTTTGTTAGCTAATTACATTGCCTCTGCAGAACAAATTTCTTTCGAGAAGGCTTCTACAGCTATCTCTTTGTCTGTAATTAAATGGCAAAACGAATTGCAAAAAAAAGCCATTCAACTAGATAATTTAGGCGTTATTTCATTAAATGAACAACAACAAATTATTTTTGAACCAAAGAAAGATGTCAACTTTTTAACAACTTCTTTTGGCTTGCCTTCTGTTGAATCTTCTACTATAGAAAGATACAGACAAGAAGTAAAACCTTTGATTCCTGTTATTAATGCTACTGAGAAAAAAGGAGTTCCTGCATTTATAAAATACGCTGCAACTGCTGCAATCTTATTAACATTAGGGGTTACTGGCTACAATGGTTATGAACAAAACCAGCAAAAAGAAGTCTATGCAAATCAGCAAAAAGAACTAGAGAAAAAGATACAATCTGCTACGTTTGTTATTTCTAATCCGCTACCAACCTTAGAACTAAATGTTGTTAAAGAAGTAGCGAAACCATATCATATTGTTGCTGGTGCTTTTCAAATTGCAGAAAATGCAGATAAAAAAGTAAAAGAATTAATTTCTGAAGGTTTTAATGCTCAAATTATTGGAGTCAATAAATGGGGGTTAACACAGGTTACTTTTAATAGTTATGCAGATAAAAATGACGCAATCAACAGTTTGAATAAGATTAAAAGAACGGTATCTAAAGACGCTTGGTTATTAGTTAAAACTACCAAATAATTTTACTTTTCTTTCTGTTTTTAGCATCACTTATAAATTAGTGATTGTGTATCTTTGCAAAAAAAAAATTATTTTTTGATGGAAGCAAAAACACCTAAAGAATCTTTAACAATTTTAACAGATTTAGTCTTACCAGGAGAAACTAATTATTTAGACAATCTTTTTGGCGGAGAATTATTAGCTAGAATGGACAGAGCTTGTAGTATTGCCGCAAGAAGACACTCTAGAAGAATTGTAGTTACTGCTTCTGTAAATCATGTTGCCTTTAATAAATCTGTGCCAGTTGGTAGTGTTGTTACCGTAGAAGCGAAAGTTTCTAGAGCATTTAACTCTTCTATGGAAATTTACGTTGATGTTTGGATTGAAGACAGACAATCTAGGCATAGAACAAAAGTAAACGAAGGTATTTATACTTTTGTTGCTGTAGATGAAACTGGCAAACCCGTTCAAATACCTCAATTAGTTCCAGAAACTGATTTAGAAAAAGAACGTTTTGAAGGTGCACTAAGACGTAAACAATTGAGTTTAGTATTAGCAGGAAAACTAAAACCAAATGAAGCTACTGCTTTAAAGGCTTTGTTTAATTAAAAGTGATACTATATGGAGTTTTTCAATCATTTTAAAATTATTGAATCTGTAATTGTTTTTGTAATTGCTTTTTTTATTCGATTATTTATTACAAAATCGCTTCGAAAAATTCAAACAAAATTCGGATTTCAAAATTCAAGAATTTTAGTAACCAATAAAATCATTTCAATTCTTATTTACATAACTGTAATTGTTGTAATTTCTTTTATTTGGGGAGTAGATGAAAAACAATTATTAATTTATATCTCTTCTTTCTTAACCATTTTAGGAATTGCTTTTTTTGCACAATGGTCTATTCTATCTAACATTACAGCTGGCATTATACTTTACGTAAACTATCCTGTAAAAATTGGAGACACCATTACTGTTTTAGAAAAAGACAATAATATTACTGGTGAAATTAGAGATATTGGTGCATTTTTTATCACCTTAAGAACACCTGAAAAAGAACTAATTACATTACCTAATGCTATTATTCTTCAGAAGAACATAAAATATTCTCCACAACCGATGAGATTATAATTTTACTATTAGACTCTATTACAGATTATTTATTCTGTTAGAATCGTTGTATGTTTATAAAATAACAAAGAAGCTCAAATTAAAATTTGCGCTTCTTTGTTCTACGACCTAACTAACGTAGATAATTCTATTTCAATATAAAATTAGACCATTTGACCCGCATGTTTACCTTCGTAAACCTCCTCCACTAATTTAGCATTAAATGCAGGCAAATCATCCGGGTTTCTACTAGTAACCAAACCTTGGTCTACCACTACTTCCTCGTCACTCCAGTTTGCCCCAGCATTTATAAGATCTGTTTTAATTGAACTATATGAAGTTACATTTCTATCTTTTAATACATCTGCCTCTACCAATAACCATGGTCCGTGGCAAATAGCACCAACCGGCTTATGATTCTCAAAGAAAGACTTCACAAAACTCACTGCCTTGCCATTATTTCGTAATAAATCTGGGTTTATAACCCCACCTGGCAACATCAATGCATTATAATCTTTTTGAGAAACCTCATCTAAAGTCTTATCAACTTTATACGTTTTCCCCCAATTGCCATCGTTCCAAGATTTTATTTCTCCAGACTCTAAAGATACAATGTGCACTTCTGCACCTGCTTCCTCTAACGCTTTTTTTGGTTCTCTTAATTCGCTTTCTTCAAATCCATTAGTTGCTAAAATTGCAACGGTCTTTCTTTTTAAGTTTTCCATTTTAATAAAATTTTAATTCATATAAGAGAATTTAAATAAGTTCTAAATTCTCTCACAAAATTAATTATTAATCAAGTAACTTTTGTGTGGTATCAAATTCTATTTTAACGCAAATACTATTTTAAGGGTTTATCTTTTTAAAATCCAAGAAGCGGGATTTAGCTTTGTCGTATTCTTATACAAAACGAAAATTAACGTCGTTTTTCCAGAAACTTTGTCTGTAAATATCTGACCTATCTTTTGTCCTGTTGTTACGTTATCTCCCTTCTGAACATAGAGTTTCTCTAAGTTATTGTAAGAAGTAATGTAGTTTCCATGTTGAATTAAGACATTTCTTCTTCCACCAGAAGTCACTAAAACATTCAAGATCTTTCCATTAAAGATAGCTTGTGCACTTCTTCCTCTTTGGGTAACCATGTGCAAACCTGTACTATTAATTGTAATTCCAGGAAAAGTGGGATGAGACTGCTTACCAAACCTTCTTGTAATTAAGCCTTCTTCTATAGGCCAAGGCAACTTTCCTTTATTTAATTCAAATTTTGCTGCTAGGGCTTTTGCTTCCGGACTTAAAACAAACTCATTCTTTTTGGTTATTTTCGGTTTATTTATAAGCTTTGCATTTGCTATTTTGTTTGCTTTTGCTATTTCATCACGAATAATTTTGTCTATTTTTTCAGCAACTCTTTTTTCAGCATTTATTTTATTTTGAATTTCTCTTTTATACTTTCTTTCTTTCTTTTTAATTGTAGATATTAACTTTACTTTATTATTCTTATCAATCTCAATCTTTTCCTTTTGATCTTTTTCTGAAAGAATTAAAGTATCTTTTACTTGTTTTTGATATAGTAAAGAATCATTCATTTTTTTTACCAAATCTGTTTGAACACCAATTTCTTCTCCTTGCTTTTTCCTGAAAGAAGTATATTGTTTCATGTATTCTAAACGCTTGTATGCTTGATGAAAATTTTGAGAAGACAACAAGAACATCATCCTGCTTTGTTGAGATTTACTCTTATAAGATTTTAAAATCATACTTGCGTAATCTGTCTTTAAAGCCAAAAGCTCCTTTTCTAGCTTCGTAATTTCTTTTTTGTTCTTAGAAATCTCTCTAGATAACAATCTTGCTTCAGAATTAATGGTACGTATTAACCTTAATCTTACATCTATTTTCTGATTTAGATCTTTTAGATCTTCAAGAACATTCTTTTCCTTTTTTTGCTCCTTAAACAATAAACTGTTTACTTGAGCAATCTCTTTTTTTAATTTTTTTCGCTGTTGTTCTAACTCTTTTTTTGTTTGACTAAAAGTTGACAAACAAGTAAAAGTCAAAATAAATAATGTTGTATAAAACCGAGCCTTTATCACTATATCTGAATGCGTTTATATCCTTTAGGTATTTTAAAAGAAGTATTTATTTCCGTATTAAACTCAACAGATTTCAATATAAAATCTATCGTTGTTAATTTATTTCCTTGTTTTGCTTTTATATTTATTTCTTGCGGATACACTACATCTTCTATCAATTTATAAGAAGGATATTTGATATCTAAACGCTGCCCTTTCATAGAATTTACAATAGATTGATGGTCTAATTTAAAATGACCAGGATTCACTGCAAAAAAAACATCAAAAAAATTTGCCTGCACTTGCGGAGATAAAATGTAAGAATTATTTACAATTTCTATATTTTGCTTTTCCTTTTTAACATCTAAAATAGCTTCACCTAAAAACAAATTTTGCAATTGTTGAAAGTTAATTTCTGTACCTAATAATTTCTCTAACATCGAAAAATCTCCTTCAAAATACTTTTTTTCTAGAGGTGAATAAAAACTTACTTTTTCTGGAGTTATTTTAGCTTTAAAAACGTTGATAAACTTCGTTCCTTTTAACCAAATTACCTCATCTTTTTGTATTTTTAAATAAACAGAAATACTTTGATTTACTTTTCCATCATTAAAATTTGCTTTTAACTTAGCGTCTATTGTTTCTTTATCAAAAGTGGCAGAAAGATGCTTTCTTACTACTTTTTTAGCAGACATTTCCCTTGCAACCAAATTAGAATCTATTACATATTTTTTTGTTTTACAAGAAGTAAAAACAATGGTTAACACTACTAAATATTTTAAATATCGCATTTTATTTTTTTAACTTTTCAAATTTTTCTTTGTACTTTTTTTCTTCGGATTTATTACCTAAACCTTTATAAGAAACAGCCATTTCATTATAAAAATCGGCTTCCATTGCATCTTCAATAACAAAATCGATACCGTTTTTTAAAGTTTCTAAAGCTTTTTTATAAGCTTTCTTCGCATTTAATGCTTTCCCACTCATTAAATATACAAAAGGCTGTGCAGGAAACAGCGCAATACCTTCTGTACTATATTTTAAAAGCAACGCTGGTTTGTCTTCAGTAGACTCTAAAATTTGTTTTAATACAGCATAAGATTTATTCGTTTCAAACCTCTTAAAAATACTTTCTGCAACTGCTGTTGTTTTTACAACTCCGTTGTTTCTTTTCTCTAAACTGTCTTTTACCTTCTTAAGGCTTGCTGGCAATAAATTTTCTTCTTGCAAAACATTCATAATACTTAAAGCACTTTTATAGTCTCTATTTCGCAAGTATAGTCTCACTAAATAAGCT from Polaribacter sp. ALD11 includes the following:
- a CDS encoding acyl-CoA thioesterase; amino-acid sequence: MEAKTPKESLTILTDLVLPGETNYLDNLFGGELLARMDRACSIAARRHSRRIVVTASVNHVAFNKSVPVGSVVTVEAKVSRAFNSSMEIYVDVWIEDRQSRHRTKVNEGIYTFVAVDETGKPVQIPQLVPETDLEKERFEGALRRKQLSLVLAGKLKPNEATALKALFN
- a CDS encoding lipopolysaccharide assembly protein LapB, yielding MIFRVKKIAYRKERQLDYFKVSLFSLLFFIISLKCLAQDSIPAAVDLTEEKELQFQQFFFKALSQKSIGNYQKAIENLESCNQILPNDLAVFYEFSKNYLELNNTLLAKEYINRAIEKDVKNIWMQKHLVKVFVKENNFSEAIKIQQKIVISKSRERAYLVRLYLRNRDYKSALSIMNVLQEENLLPASLKKVKDSLEKRNNGVVKTTAVAESIFKRFETNKSYAVLKQILESTEDKPALLLKYSTEGIALFPAQPFVYLMSGKALNAKKAYKKALETLKNGIDFVIEDAMEADFYNEMAVSYKGLGNKSEEKKYKEKFEKLKK
- a CDS encoding SPOR domain-containing protein; translation: MNLANYINDLLYRYDCVIVPDFGGFVTNKIGAKLNSDTHTFYPPTKQIAFNSLLKHNDGLLANYIASAEQISFEKASTAISLSVIKWQNELQKKAIQLDNLGVISLNEQQQIIFEPKKDVNFLTTSFGLPSVESSTIERYRQEVKPLIPVINATEKKGVPAFIKYAATAAILLTLGVTGYNGYEQNQQKEVYANQQKELEKKIQSATFVISNPLPTLELNVVKEVAKPYHIVAGAFQIAENADKKVKELISEGFNAQIIGVNKWGLTQVTFNSYADKNDAINSLNKIKRTVSKDAWLLVKTTK
- a CDS encoding murein hydrolase activator EnvC; this encodes MSTFSQTKKELEQQRKKLKKEIAQVNSLLFKEQKKEKNVLEDLKDLNQKIDVRLRLIRTINSEARLLSREISKNKKEITKLEKELLALKTDYASMILKSYKSKSQQSRMMFLLSSQNFHQAYKRLEYMKQYTSFRKKQGEEIGVQTDLVKKMNDSLLYQKQVKDTLILSEKDQKEKIEIDKNNKVKLISTIKKKERKYKREIQNKINAEKRVAEKIDKIIRDEIAKANKIANAKLINKPKITKKNEFVLSPEAKALAAKFELNKGKLPWPIEEGLITRRFGKQSHPTFPGITINSTGLHMVTQRGRSAQAIFNGKILNVLVTSGGRRNVLIQHGNYITSYNNLEKLYVQKGDNVTTGQKIGQIFTDKVSGKTTLIFVLYKNTTKLNPASWILKR
- a CDS encoding type 1 glutamine amidotransferase domain-containing protein, which translates into the protein MENLKRKTVAILATNGFEESELREPKKALEEAGAEVHIVSLESGEIKSWNDGNWGKTYKVDKTLDEVSQKDYNALMLPGGVINPDLLRNNGKAVSFVKSFFENHKPVGAICHGPWLLVEADVLKDRNVTSYSSIKTDLINAGANWSDEEVVVDQGLVTSRNPDDLPAFNAKLVEEVYEGKHAGQMV
- a CDS encoding mechanosensitive ion channel family protein, which codes for MEFFNHFKIIESVIVFVIAFFIRLFITKSLRKIQTKFGFQNSRILVTNKIISILIYITVIVVISFIWGVDEKQLLIYISSFLTILGIAFFAQWSILSNITAGIILYVNYPVKIGDTITVLEKDNNITGEIRDIGAFFITLRTPEKELITLPNAIILQKNIKYSPQPMRL
- a CDS encoding DUF4292 domain-containing protein, whose protein sequence is MRYLKYLVVLTIVFTSCKTKKYVIDSNLVAREMSAKKVVRKHLSATFDKETIDAKLKANFNDGKVNQSISVYLKIQKDEVIWLKGTKFINVFKAKITPEKVSFYSPLEKKYFEGDFSMLEKLLGTEINFQQLQNLFLGEAILDVKKEKQNIEIVNNSYILSPQVQANFFDVFFAVNPGHFKLDHQSIVNSMKGQRLDIKYPSYKLIEDVVYPQEINIKAKQGNKLTTIDFILKSVEFNTEINTSFKIPKGYKRIQI
- the dprA gene encoding DNA-processing protein DprA, giving the protein MKEEKLLAILRLQKSKAVGDILAKKLIVNVGDVTQIFKEKASNLSKINGIGKHVLKHLFDEENVKLAEQELKYIQENDLAYSYFLEDDYPTNLQHCIDSPILLFKDGTIDFSNDKIISIVGTRNMSSYGRDFCNKLIADLAQHNPIIVSGFAYGVDICAHKAAIKNKLQTIAVLAHGLEETYPKVHKKYISQVNENGGFLTEFWHKETPLRENFLKRNRIVAGISKATIIIESAAKGGSLVTADIANSYDKDVFAVPGRTTDLYSKGCNNLIKNNRAFLLNSAEEIVKMLNWDLAEKPKAIQKQLFLELNENEQKIYDLLHEKGQQLLDVISLECNIPIYQLSSILLQMELKGISKPLPGKMFELV